In a single window of the Leptolyngbyaceae cyanobacterium genome:
- a CDS encoding YciI family protein, producing the protein MPWFVKIEEGIVDKITFDRYVPAHKVYVQDLITKGHQARTGYWARMGGGMMIFLANSMEEARKIVDEDPLVKNGCVKYQLYEWRVVVE; encoded by the coding sequence ATGCCTTGGTTTGTGAAAATCGAAGAAGGGATTGTTGATAAAATAACTTTCGATCGATACGTACCAGCCCATAAAGTTTACGTGCAAGATTTAATTACTAAAGGGCATCAAGCGCGGACGGGATATTGGGCGAGGATGGGCGGCGGAATGATGATTTTTTTGGCAAATTCGATGGAAGAAGCCCGAAAAATTGTGGATGAAGACCCTCTAGTGAAAAATGGTTGCGTTAAATACCAGCTTTATGAATGGCGAGTTGTGGTGGAATAA
- a CDS encoding 2'-5' RNA ligase family protein: MDKSKSLFFIALLPPVEFQKQVTEIKQCFADKYASSHALKSPPHVTLQPPFEWSLDSVAVLEQSLSSFASKQTTIPITLSGFGAFVPRVIYINVIKSPELLSLQKALMDKMETGLGIVDPMSKQRPFAPHMTIAFKDLTKQNFRAAWPEFQHRPLQFEFSATHLTLLIHQNKRWNIHGEYQLLSNVE, encoded by the coding sequence TTGGATAAATCAAAAAGCCTGTTTTTTATCGCTTTGCTGCCGCCTGTAGAATTTCAGAAGCAGGTCACTGAAATTAAGCAATGCTTTGCAGATAAGTATGCTAGCAGCCACGCCCTCAAATCTCCACCTCATGTCACTCTCCAACCACCCTTTGAGTGGTCGCTCGACTCGGTTGCAGTATTAGAACAATCTTTGAGTAGTTTTGCCAGCAAGCAAACAACGATACCGATTACCTTATCAGGATTTGGGGCTTTCGTGCCGAGAGTTATCTATATCAATGTTATCAAGTCACCAGAACTTTTAAGCTTACAAAAAGCGTTGATGGATAAGATGGAGACCGGATTAGGTATTGTCGATCCGATGTCAAAACAACGCCCCTTCGCTCCTCACATGACGATCGCTTTTAAAGACTTGACAAAGCAAAATTTCCGTGCAGCATGGCCGGAATTTCAACATCGCCCTTTGCAATTTGAGTTTAGCGCTACTCATCTGACATTGTTGATTCACCAAAACAAGCGCTGGAATATTCATGGGGAATATCAATTGTTATCAAACGTAGAATGA
- a CDS encoding serine hydrolase: MIRKFLAIALITTPIAICFPGLFAAANQFFYSPDLVKIARNNGLSSPSITVCNLSGKCLNYRGNSYPQSAASLIKVPIAIALLQKLSEKKISLSTPTYIHPNNYTEEDYSDIKVGKSYPWRYLLTQLIAYSSNIAANQIIDYLGWNYINRVLANLGYPNTRVAYKFTGEVTAPRRNQGWASNRITTNELTAMMMKIYNRQRPEYSTLVSIFSRQADRDLGWQALQGSTSRWLGEKTGENSRVRGTTLAVEIKNKIYLITVTENNGKKEQQIRRCIREIVSYIAKNNGI; this comes from the coding sequence ATGATTAGGAAATTTTTAGCAATCGCACTAATTACTACTCCGATCGCGATCTGTTTTCCAGGGTTATTTGCTGCTGCTAACCAATTTTTCTACTCGCCCGATCTGGTTAAAATTGCTCGAAATAACGGTCTGAGTTCTCCCAGTATCACGGTTTGCAACCTTTCGGGAAAATGTCTCAACTATCGAGGAAATAGTTATCCGCAAAGTGCCGCCAGTTTAATTAAAGTACCGATCGCGATCGCGCTTTTACAAAAACTATCTGAAAAAAAGATCAGCCTTAGCACTCCTACCTATATTCATCCCAATAACTATACAGAAGAAGACTATTCAGATATCAAAGTCGGAAAATCTTATCCTTGGCGTTATTTGCTAACTCAATTGATCGCCTATAGCAGTAACATTGCGGCCAACCAAATAATCGATTATTTGGGTTGGAATTATATCAATCGAGTATTAGCCAATTTAGGTTATCCCAACACTCGCGTCGCTTATAAATTTACAGGTGAAGTTACTGCACCGAGGAGAAATCAAGGCTGGGCTTCTAACCGAATTACCACCAATGAGTTAACCGCGATGATGATGAAAATTTATAATCGTCAACGTCCGGAATATAGCACGCTGGTAAGTATTTTCAGCCGTCAGGCAGACCGAGATTTAGGATGGCAAGCTTTACAAGGTTCTACCAGTCGTTGGTTAGGAGAAAAAACCGGAGAAAATAGCCGCGTCAGAGGTACTACATTAGCAGTAGAAATAAAAAATAAAATCTATTTAATTACTGTTACTGAAAATAATGGAAAAAAGGAACAGCAAATTCGACGCTGTATTCGTGAAATTGTTAGTTATATTGCCAAAAATAATGGCATTTAG